The following proteins come from a genomic window of Dreissena polymorpha isolate Duluth1 chromosome 1, UMN_Dpol_1.0, whole genome shotgun sequence:
- the LOC127856253 gene encoding ciliated left-right organizer metallopeptidase-like — MVQLARLCSYLLKLLIFSSLVNNFEWVPSYVAGVQNVYKPIRIHPYYSNLNYELNDSEADILKNSVDNIILYLKQLLLVFPNKSPLLLGRDACKSSWTNGRNKGKCSQIKKDYSGEICDDNFLIPDKHLEAFYTWTHEPLPDKTWYTDGVGISNADYILYIQAMSTNPCLTNVHRTNVNRVTAYASYCKLGEMDRPVAGYVNFCPSEFRESKNDQKRLRLTVLHEIFHALGFSKDLFLRYRDCSMTSESNENCAVWGYPILRQHGANYLLLTPTVVKAMQDHFTCNKTEFGAPLMTINGVLQSHWDSNILHGSIMSHTLENPEHIFVDPVTLAAMQDTGWYKVNFSYTDSYPYAKGSGCDYVTGTTEHSSQSCSFPHVRSTCDSWYSTKIINCTISAENNPSVICDSGTSDRTEITRCLQEVTSMSSYGKCYTVQCLGQNQVWVKVSENNWLLCPEKGVIELKYADVKIHCPRNVHLFCYKRGPQLYLEDLVSLQTTTTTPSSRVVTHDLKNMYSFTSGIGRADDIFGNNSRSGFHHVYGFDFTLMCFTIISWNINL, encoded by the coding sequence ATGGTACAGCTAGCCCGTTTGTGTAGctatttattaaaattacttaTATTTAGCTCCTTAGTGAACAATTTTGAATGGGTGCCAAGTTATGTTGCAGGTGTGCAGAATGTGTATAAACCTATTCGAATTCACCCCTATTACTCAAATCTTAATTATGAGTTAAATGATTCTGAAGCAGATATTCTAAAAAATAGTGTTGATAACATTATTTTGtatctaaaacaacttttattGGTTTTCCCAAATAAAAGTCCATTGCTGCTGGGAAGAGATGCTTGTAAAAGTTCTTGGACAAATGGAAGAAATAAGGGAAAGTGTTCTCAAATCAAGAAGGATTATTCAGGTGAAATTTGTGATGATAACTTCCTTATTCCAGATAAGCATTTGGAAGCATTTTATACTTGGACTCATGAACCCTTGCCCGACAAGACATGGTACACAGATGGTGTTGGGATTTCTAATGCAGATTATATTCTGTATATTCAAGCAATGTCAACGAATCCTTGTCTTACAAATGTTCATAGAACAAATGTCAACCGAGTGACAGCCTATGCATCATACTGCAAATTGGGTGAAATGGACAGACCTGTTGCTGGATACGTCAATTTTTGTCCTTCTGAATTTCGAGAATCAAAAAATGACCAAAAGAGATTAAGACTCACAGTTTTGCATGAAATATTTCATGCGTTAGGCTTTTCAAAAGATTTGTTTTTAAGGTATCGTGATTGTTCTATGACATCTGAATCTAATGAAAATTGTGCTGTGTGGGGATATCCTATATTACGTCAGCATGGAGCAAATTACCTGCTTCTTACACCCACAGTTGTGAAAGCCATGCAGGACCATTTTACGTGTAACAAGACTGAATTTGGGGCCCCACTCATGACAATAAATGGAGTCCTTCAGTCTCACTGGGATTCTAACATTTTGCATGGATCTATTATGTCGCACACTTTAGAAAACCCTGAACATATTTTTGTGGATCCAGTGACGTTGGCAGCAATGCAAGACACTGGCTGGTACAAAGTAAATTTCTCATACACAGATTCTTATCCTTATGCAAAAGGATCCGGATGTGATTATGTGACTGGGACAACAGAACATTCTTCACAGTCCTGTTCATTTCCACATGTTAGAAGTACTTGTGATTCTTGGTACTCAACAAAGATTATTAATTGTACAATCTCTGCAGAAAATAACCCGAGTGTGATCTGTGATAGCGGTACAAGTGATAGAACGGAAATTACACGCTGTCTTCAGGAAGTCACGTCAATGTCATCATATGGAAAGTGTTATACTGTCCAGTGCTTAGGGCAAAATCAGGTCTGGGTGAAAGTTAGCGAGAATAATTGGCTGCTATGTCCAGAGAAAGGGGTCATTGAACTGAAATATGCCGATGTTAAAATTCACTGCCCTAGAAATGTTCACTTGTTTTGCTACAAACGTGGACCACAACTGTATTTGGAGGATCTTGTGAGCTTACAGACAACCACCACCACTCCATCTTCACGTGTTGTAACCCACGACTTGAAAAATATGTACAGTTTTACAAGTGGCATAGGCCGTGCTGACGATATCTTTGGCAATAATTCTAGATCAGGGTTTCATCATGTGTATGGTTTTGACTTCACACTGATGTGTTTCACAATCATTAGTTGGAATATTAACCTCTAA